The genomic region AGGGAGCGACGCTGCGCGGTTCCGTCTTAAGCGACGAAACCGCGCAGATTCGAGGGGAGGGAGGTCAGAAAGGGTGTGCGAGGATGTGCGAAGGGTCCCGGGGGCTGGCGTGGCGCGACAAAACCGGTGACGACGGCGCGCGCCGAAGGTCTGTTGCGGATCAGCCCGGCCAAGACGGGAGGCACACTGCACCCTGTGCGTGAAGCCTCGTTGAGCGTTGCGAAAACAGTCCGTCACATTGGTAACGATTCCCCAACATTCGGCCTGTGGTTAAAAATAGCGCGCCATCTCGATGGAGAGCACATGCTCACGACGCCACGGATAGAGCGGATCGGCGGCGTCGATGTTGGCGTAGGCGCGCCCTTCGATGGAGAGCTTCCAGCTCTCGCCGATGCGTCGGCTCCCCTCCACCGACAGCACCGTGCTATGGCTCTCCAGATCGACGATGCCGCCGACGATGAACTCGGTGCTCTGCACGTCGTTAAGGGTGACGCGGGCGCCGATCATCACATCGTTGTCGAACGGTTGCGGAGAGGAGTCACCGCGATCATCAAATAGATATTCGGAGATCAGCCCCACATCGGCGTCGCTCTCCATCACGCCAACGAAGGTATACTCAAAGCCGCCCACCGCTTCGGTGTGGCGATCGGCGGTTTTGGCGTCCTGAGTGATCGCCTCCAGCTTCCACAACCAGGCGTCGGTGGTGAGCTGCAGATCCAGTCCGGTTTGGCTGATCTGGTCGTAGTAGGGCGCCAGGGTTATGCGGCCGCCATCGTCCACAAAGGCGACGTAACCAGGGGTGCGGCTGGTCCCCTGGAAGTGGGAGACGCCCACATCCAACCCCGCCTCCAGCGCGTCGATATCGAAGGCGTGGGTCCAACGCGCGGCGAAGTCCTGATGATGCCGTCCCGCCGCCGATTGATAGCGGGCCTGCGCCATATCCACCGGCAGCGCCGGGCGCAGGCGCCCCTCTTCACCGGGGAAGGTGCGCTCACGGAAGTCCGGCAACCAGAACAGATTCAGCGTGCCCCAATCGCTGTAGAGGGCCAGATTGGCCATGGCCTGGCCCAGCTTGTCCTCGCCGTCGAGCCCCTCCACCGCATCGGTCTGGTTGATCACGTCCACCAGATGGCGCGACTCGGTGACGCCCCAGAACACCCGTGAGATCCCCGCCTTGAGCTGCCAGTCGTCGCGAGTGATGCGCCAGACCAGCTCGCGCAGATCCAGATGGCTGCGGGTTTCGTCCTGCAGGTCCAGCCGCGCAAAGCCGGTGACGGTAAGACTCTGGTTGTCGCCATCCCAGGCGGTGTAGTACTCCGGCTGCGCGGAGAAGCCCACAAACGCCTGCCGCTGGTCGGTGTAAAGGCCCGCCTCGGGAAACAGGCGCGCGTCGGCTGCGGCGTAGCCGGACCAGGCGCCGGTGGAAAGAGCGTCGGCGGCGGCGCTTGTAAGGGGGAATACCGCCGCCGACAGTGCGGCGAAGAAGCGTAAATGACGCCTGTTCATCGCGCGCGCTTGAGTCCGCTGCGGTCGAAGTCACGCTCCTTCAAACCGACGCGGAATTGGTAGTTGCTCCAGCTCAATTCGGTGCTCTTGTGGGTCTGGTGGTTGATCATGTACATGCGATTGGGCCGCCAGAACTGGTCCAGATACTGGTTGTAGCCGCTGAAGGTCTGGGTTTTGAGCAGATCGTTCTTGCGGTCGTAGTAGTCCACTTTGAGCGGCTGCATCATCCCTTTGTCCATCCACGCCACCTGGCGCGTATAGCCGGAGTAGTCATATTTGGGGTAGCGCTCCACCACATGGGTCGGATGGCCATCCAACTCCTCGTCGCGCAGCCACTTGTAGGCGTACTTCTCCACCTCCTGCGAGCCCAGATCCTCAAACGCGAACTCGCTGCCCATGAAGGGGCCGGACTTGTTGCGCGAGGCGATGCGCTTGACCCGCTTGAGGGCGGGCAGATACATCCACTGATCATCCGCCTCCAGGGCGTGGGAGTGGGTCAGCATCGCCGTGCCCTTGACGTCATGAGGCGTATCGAACACCGACAGGCTCATATCGCCGTCTCCGCTCACCTCCTTGGTGCGCATGCGCATCTGTCGTTCGCTGCTCTCGCCGTGGCGATTTTTCAGCACCATGCGCATGTCGGCGGTCATGTCCACAAAGCCGGTGTCGCGCTTGTCGGCCTCCTGGGCGATGGCCAGACCTTTCTGCTCCGGGTCCATCCCCGCATAGGCGTCGGCGCGCGCTTCAGGCGTCGGCCCCCACAGCAACGGGCTGGCGCACAGCGCGGTCAGAAGCATCCGTGTCATTATCGTTTTGCGCACTTTTCTTCTCCTCAAGTTTCATCAACAACGGCGGCAGCAGCAGGAAGTCCACCACCAGCGCCAGGAAGATGGCGATGGCGGTGAGCAGTCCCATGTCGGCGTTGAGTTTAAAATTGGAATTGGTCAAAACCAGGAAGCCGCACACCAGCACCACGGTGGTGACCACCAGCGCCAGCCCCACGGTGTGGAAGGCGTAGCGCACGGCGTTTTCAGGATCCAGCCCCTTTTCGCGCCGGGCGCGCAGGTACTTGGACAGGAAATGCACGGTGTCGTCGACGATGATGCCCAGGGTCATGCCCGCCACCACCGACAGCGCCAGACCCACCTGACCGTCGATCATGGCCCATAGCCCGAACGCCATGCCGGCGGGGACCAAGTTGGGGATCAGACTCAGCAGGCCGATCTTAATCGAGCGCATGGCCACGATGAGGGTGAGCGAGATCAACACCAGCGCCACCGTGGTGCCGGTGAGCATGCTGTGAATGTTGCTCTGGCCGATGTGGGCGAACATCACCGTGGGGCTGGAGCCCACCGCGCGCATCCCTTCGGGCAGATTGGCCGCCATCCAGGCGTCGGCGCGGTCGGTCAACGCAATCACCGCGCTGGAGGAGAGGTTCTCCACTGTCACGGTGAAGCGGGTTTTGGATTTGTCCACGTTGATCTGGTTGTTCAGATCCAGGCCGTAGGGTAGGGACATCTCATACAGCAGCAGATATTGCGCCGACAGATCGCGCGCCTCGGGCAGCTTGTACCAGTCGTCAGAGCCGCCGTGCATATTCTTGTTCAGCCGCTTGAAGGTGTCGGTGATGCTACCCACGTGAATGGTCTCCGGCTGCTGCCGATACCACTGGGCGAACTTCTCCACATTGGCCAGGAACTCGGGATCAGCCACGCCGCCCGCATTGCCGGAGTCGATGGAGTAATCGATGATGTACAGCCCGGTCAGACGCTCGGTGGAGAAGTCGGCGGCCTGACGGAACGGCATGCGCGGATTGAAGTATTTGACGAACTCGTCATTGAGCTCATTGCTGGGCAGGAAGGCGATCAACCCCGCCGAGGCGGCCAGCATCAGCGGCAGCAGCGCGCGGCGTTTGGCCACCACGAAGTCGCCCATACGATCCATGGCGCGGGTGCTGTGTTTGCGCGGCTTGGGCTGACGCACCGGCGCGATGGCCATGAACGCGGGCAGGAAGGTGACCGAGTAGACGAAGGCGGCGATGACGCCGATGGTGACGATGTTGCCCAGGTCATGGAACGGCGGCGAATCGCTGAAGTTCATGGACAAAAAGCCCAGCGCGGTGGTGAGGCTGGTGAGGAACACCGGCTGAAAGTTGACCCGCATGCTCTCGGTGATCTGCGCGCGCTTGTCGCCATAGGCGCCGTAGTGGTGCAGGAAGGTGGCCAGAATATGCACGCAGTCGGCCACCGCCATGGTCAGAATGATGGTGGGCGAGGCCGACGACGGACCAGTGAGCACAATGCCGCCCCAGAACGCCAATCCCATGCCGGTGAGGATGGAGAACAGAATCACCAGCAGGGTGCCCAGCACGCCCCAGAACGAGCGCAGCATAAACGCCAACATCAGCAGCACCACGCCGAACATGGCGGGAATCAGCGTGCCCATGTCGCGCTTGGAGGACTCCGGGAAGGCGTTGTTCATCATCACCATGCCGGTCAGGTGCACGGTCAGGTCGGGGTGCTCGGCGCGCAGTTTGTCCGCCATTTTGCGCACAAACGCGGCCACTTCCGGCACCGCCTTGTCCTTGATGTCGTCGGGCAGCTGAATCGTCACGTTGACGCCGGTGACGTCCGCAGCCGGGGCGATGAGTCGATTGCGCAGCATCGGCTCGGCCAGGGCGATCTGCTTGACATGCTCCAGGTCGGCGTCGGTCAGCGCTGCGGGATCCTCCACCAGGTCGGCGACGATGAGGTCATCCTCTTCGGCTTCGGTGTTCTGGAAGTTGGTGATGGAGTCCACGCGGATGGAGTAGGGGATCTGCCACGACTCCTTGGTCAACTCGCGCACGATCTCCAGCATGTCGCGGGTGAAGATCTGGCCATCCTGGGGCGCCAGCACGAACATCACATTGTCGTTCTTGGTGTAGGTGGCCTGCAGCGTATCGAAAGCGATGAGCTGGGGGTTGTCGCCGGAGAAGAAGACGCGATAGTCGGTATCGAAGCGGCCATTCTTCAACCCCGCCGCCGAGCCGACCACCGTGGCGAGGGTCAGCAGAATCACCAACCAGCGCCAGCGTATAACCAAATGGATGAATTTTTCCGCCATGACGGCGCTCCTTTGAATACAGGCGTGAGAAATTTTGTTCGGCTGGGCGTTAAGCGCGCAGCATCTGGACGTATTGAATCAAGGCAAAGACGCACTGGTTGAAGCGTTCGGCGCTCTGCACGTTTTTCGCCAGCCCCACGCACCCTTTCATGCCCGCCACAATGAACAGCGCGGTGCAGTGGGGATCGATATCGGCGCGAATCAGCCCCTTTTGCTGGTCGATGCGCAGTTGGGATTCGAACATCTCCACCGCCCAACTGATGATGGCGTCCAGGCGCGTGCTGAAGCCGGGATCAATGGGCGACATCTCGTGAATCAGGTTGTTGACCGGGCAGCCGCGCTGCACCAGGTCCGCCTGGCGCGCGTCGCGTCCCTTCTCCGCCGCATAGAGAAAGCCGTCGATGAAGTTGTCCTTCTGCCGGAAGTACTGGAAGAAGTCGCGTTCGAACTCCTCTTGTAGCACCTCCTCCACCACCGCGTAGCCCAGCGCCAGTTTGTTGGGGAAGTGGTGATACAGCGCCCCTTTGGTCATCTGCGCCCGTTTGAGGATCGCCGACAGGCTGGCGGCCTGAAAGCCGTGCAGGTGGATCTCCTCATAGGCGGCCTGCAGCAGCTTTTCACGGGTGGCGTCGGCGCTCTTTTTTTGGGCTTCGGTCAAGCGTCTGGATCCTTGCGTTGGGGCGTTATCATGCATACCGGTCGGTATGTGCATGGGAAACACCATACATACCGGTCGGTATGATGGCAAACGCTTTTTTTGCCGATGGGGATATTCTGCGCCTGTGGTGTGCTATGCTCGCCGCTGTGAAGGATTCGTTTGATTGATTGATTCAGAATCATAACAAAAGGATAGCGCGATATGCTCATCGCTTGGATTGCAATTTGCGCGGCCATCCTGGTCGGCGTGGCGATTTTTCTCAACCGGCTGCAGGGGTGGTGGGGCCATGTGGCGGTGTTCATCGGCATCCCGGCGCTGCTGCTGGCCTACTGGATGCAGCCCGGCAGCAACGTGGCGGCGGGGACCTTCGGCTATCTGAAGTTTGTCTCCGTGTGCATCGGCGGCGCATTGATCTCCGGCCTGCGCTTTCGCAACTGGGCCGACAAGCACGGCTGGCGCCTGGTGGCCTATCTGGTGCTGTTCATCAATATTCTGGAGGCGGTGGGCTTTGAAATTCTCGACGTGATGATCAGCACGCCGGAGCAATCCTTTGGCGGCAGTCTGCTCAACGCCGGGGCCGGAGCGCTGCTGCTGCTGACCCAGGCCTATCCGCGCTTCATCACCGTCAATCGCGACGATGCGCGCAACCCGCTGGAGTATGATCTGGGGGTGGGCTGGGTGCTGGCCTATGTGGTGTGGAACTTCACCTTCGTCTACGGCACCATCCCGCCGGAGACCCAGCCGGGGCAGTGGGCGGCGTTCGCCATCGTGCATCTGTTGCCGCCGCTGCTGCTCATGGGCGGCAACGGCGCGCGTTTTATCCAGGCGCGCACCTATACGCTGCCGTTCGCCATGGCGCTCTACATCACCAATCCCGGCGCGCCGTGGCTGCCGGTGGCGGAGAATTGGCACAGCCCGCAGATCGCCCTGGCGTTGGGCGCCGTTGCCCTGCTCATGACCGTGGCGACGGCGGTGATGATGTGGCGTGGGCGCCCGGCGGGGGAGGCCCCGCGCACTCTGCTGGAGAGCCTGCTGGGCAAGCTGGTCAAGGGATAAGAGGCGCGGCTTTCCACGTCTTCGATTCCGCTTGCATGAGAGAAAACTTGGGGCGCGTTTGTGGTGAGGACGCGCCCCATTTTTTGTTTTCTTGCATAGATGACGCCCTTCTACGCTTGTTTGCAGCGGTGTCGAACCGGTGTGTTGCGACGCAGGAAGTCACATCGATTCCGTTTTTTCTATCCTCAAAAAATCAGGCTGTTATAATTCTTGTGGCCAGACGCTAATCCAGGCGTTTCGCCTGTTCTGCCCAGCGCACACTGGCAGCGGGCGCATACGGGTATGGCGCGCGCCCCGCGATGACGGACTGGCTTTATCTCAGGAGGGGTGGGTGGAGAGCTCCTCTCTACATAGCGCCATCTTGCATAGCGTCTCGGCGCGCCGCTTGACCGGGCGCTATCTGGCCTATGTCCTGGCGATGTTTTTGGCGGGCAGTGTGATTCTGGGCGTCTCTTTTGACTATCTGTTGCGCACGGATGCGCAGGATCATGAACGCATTGAACGCGCCATGATCGAGCACGACCTGAGCAACCTGCTCTCCTTCTATCAGGATCTGGTCGCCCGCATCGCCAAAAAGCAGAAAGTCATCGATATTCTGCTCACTGAGGATCTGGAAGCAGCCCAGGAGCTCTCCAGCGAAATCCGCTTATCCCTGCCCGGGGTGATCGGCGTGGCGCTGTTCGAAGCGAATGGGCAGGCGCTGGGCGAGCCGGTGGAGTTGATGCTTGGACCCGACTGCCTGGTCGACATGCAGCACATTATGCGCGGCGAGCCGACGCCGCGTCCGCCGGTGCATCGCAACAATCCGCGCCTGGTGCATTTTGACATCACCCAACCGGTGGAGCAGTTCGGCGAGAAGCATGGGGTGCTGTTTATCAGCTTCAGCGTGGAGAGCATTCAACAACGGGTCTCCAAGCATCTGTCGCAAGGGCGCTATCTGGCCATTCGCGATGGCAATCAGGAGCTGATCGCGCAAGTTGATGGCGTCGGTGGCGCAGTACGGCAGGAAACAGAGACGTCTTGGTCTCCCATTCCGGGGACCGACTGGTCGCTGCAGTATCTCTCCCGGATGACCCACTACAACCAGATGATGGTGCTGCTGTTCTGTGTGGGCGGCGTGGTTTTCTGTGTGGCGATTCTGGTTATCCTCTTTTTGACGCGCCATATCGTCGCCCACTTCATGGACGACCTGCACATCATCGAAGCCTCTTTGAGCGCGGTGGATGGCGGCGGCGAATCGACCCCAACGGGGCATGTGACGCTGCAAGAGAGCGCCGCCATTCTCGGGCGCGTTTTCCATCTGCTCGAGCGCATTGTGGAGGCGCGCGATCAACTGGCGTTCCAGAGTCTGCACGATGGGCTGACAGGGCTGTTCAACCGCCGCGCATTCGATGAGGCGTTGCAGCAACGCACGGCGCTGGCAAAGCGCGGCGCGCAGAGCCTGCTGGTGGTCTTTGATCTGGACCACTTTAAACAGATTAATGATACCTACGGCCACAATGTCGGTGATGAGGTGCTGGTGGCCTTCACCCAGGCGCTTAAGGCGCATAGCCGCAGTTCGGACATTCTGGCCCGTTTTGGCGGCGATGAGTTCGTCGCCATTCTCACCGGCGAGTGGAGCAGCGCGCCCACGTTGTGGTACGACCGATTGGAAGCCGCCTTCCTGGAGAATCAGGCTGCGTTGAATGATGGTCAGGGGATCACGCCCTTGGCG from Magnetofaba australis IT-1 harbors:
- a CDS encoding sensor domain-containing diguanylate cyclase, producing MESSSLHSAILHSVSARRLTGRYLAYVLAMFLAGSVILGVSFDYLLRTDAQDHERIERAMIEHDLSNLLSFYQDLVARIAKKQKVIDILLTEDLEAAQELSSEIRLSLPGVIGVALFEANGQALGEPVELMLGPDCLVDMQHIMRGEPTPRPPVHRNNPRLVHFDITQPVEQFGEKHGVLFISFSVESIQQRVSKHLSQGRYLAIRDGNQELIAQVDGVGGAVRQETETSWSPIPGTDWSLQYLSRMTHYNQMMVLLFCVGGVVFCVAILVILFLTRHIVAHFMDDLHIIEASLSAVDGGGESTPTGHVTLQESAAILGRVFHLLERIVEARDQLAFQSLHDGLTGLFNRRAFDEALQQRTALAKRGAQSLLVVFDLDHFKQINDTYGHNVGDEVLVAFTQALKAHSRSSDILARFGGDEFVAILTGEWSSAPTLWYDRLEAAFLENQAALNDGQGITPLARISAGAVLMRSALASENPIELMKRADGLLYQAKKAGRGMIQFDPQEFPAETV
- a CDS encoding efflux RND transporter permease subunit translates to MAEKFIHLVIRWRWLVILLTLATVVGSAAGLKNGRFDTDYRVFFSGDNPQLIAFDTLQATYTKNDNVMFVLAPQDGQIFTRDMLEIVRELTKESWQIPYSIRVDSITNFQNTEAEEDDLIVADLVEDPAALTDADLEHVKQIALAEPMLRNRLIAPAADVTGVNVTIQLPDDIKDKAVPEVAAFVRKMADKLRAEHPDLTVHLTGMVMMNNAFPESSKRDMGTLIPAMFGVVLLMLAFMLRSFWGVLGTLLVILFSILTGMGLAFWGGIVLTGPSSASPTIILTMAVADCVHILATFLHHYGAYGDKRAQITESMRVNFQPVFLTSLTTALGFLSMNFSDSPPFHDLGNIVTIGVIAAFVYSVTFLPAFMAIAPVRQPKPRKHSTRAMDRMGDFVVAKRRALLPLMLAASAGLIAFLPSNELNDEFVKYFNPRMPFRQAADFSTERLTGLYIIDYSIDSGNAGGVADPEFLANVEKFAQWYRQQPETIHVGSITDTFKRLNKNMHGGSDDWYKLPEARDLSAQYLLLYEMSLPYGLDLNNQINVDKSKTRFTVTVENLSSSAVIALTDRADAWMAANLPEGMRAVGSSPTVMFAHIGQSNIHSMLTGTTVALVLISLTLIVAMRSIKIGLLSLIPNLVPAGMAFGLWAMIDGQVGLALSVVAGMTLGIIVDDTVHFLSKYLRARREKGLDPENAVRYAFHTVGLALVVTTVVLVCGFLVLTNSNFKLNADMGLLTAIAIFLALVVDFLLLPPLLMKLEEKKSAQNDNDTDASDRAVRQPVAVGADA
- a CDS encoding outer membrane lipoprotein-sorting protein; this encodes MLLTALCASPLLWGPTPEARADAYAGMDPEQKGLAIAQEADKRDTGFVDMTADMRMVLKNRHGESSERQMRMRTKEVSGDGDMSLSVFDTPHDVKGTAMLTHSHALEADDQWMYLPALKRVKRIASRNKSGPFMGSEFAFEDLGSQEVEKYAYKWLRDEELDGHPTHVVERYPKYDYSGYTRQVAWMDKGMMQPLKVDYYDRKNDLLKTQTFSGYNQYLDQFWRPNRMYMINHQTHKSTELSWSNYQFRVGLKERDFDRSGLKRAR
- a CDS encoding TetR/AcrR family transcriptional regulator, which produces MTEAQKKSADATREKLLQAAYEEIHLHGFQAASLSAILKRAQMTKGALYHHFPNKLALGYAVVEEVLQEEFERDFFQYFRQKDNFIDGFLYAAEKGRDARQADLVQRGCPVNNLIHEMSPIDPGFSTRLDAIISWAVEMFESQLRIDQQKGLIRADIDPHCTALFIVAGMKGCVGLAKNVQSAERFNQCVFALIQYVQMLRA
- a CDS encoding DUF5692 family protein translates to MLIAWIAICAAILVGVAIFLNRLQGWWGHVAVFIGIPALLLAYWMQPGSNVAAGTFGYLKFVSVCIGGALISGLRFRNWADKHGWRLVAYLVLFINILEAVGFEILDVMISTPEQSFGGSLLNAGAGALLLLTQAYPRFITVNRDDARNPLEYDLGVGWVLAYVVWNFTFVYGTIPPETQPGQWAAFAIVHLLPPLLLMGGNGARFIQARTYTLPFAMALYITNPGAPWLPVAENWHSPQIALALGAVALLMTVATAVMMWRGRPAGEAPRTLLESLLGKLVKG